A portion of the Brachionichthys hirsutus isolate HB-005 chromosome 6, CSIRO-AGI_Bhir_v1, whole genome shotgun sequence genome contains these proteins:
- the znf185 gene encoding zinc finger protein 185, producing MGDGADPGSSRVTTKSPADPFDPYPIGTTSPNSASDLLQPRSDVSSDSPEETQTQTITTVTTIRETQSQPEATSDRQLPAATENKDPSSESIVGTHRWALTLDTSTPKQEGPAESQATDQTMLIKFERKSNENDSPWDRWTSPTVYNIATEEEEEQEQRPKETQTQTITTVTTIRETQSQPEATSDRYETYSRSATVEEESFKTPEPEAKKAFVYVKEYVNSTELSLHNARDTNYGGSGYLTSSSVGSSYSSPSTYFSSPTSSCTYCGELVGNDAKISIDHLDIHSHPACFKCGVCGKPMGELLDSMFLHGGKVHCETCYARAFE from the exons ATGGGCGACGGCGCAGATCCCGGGAGCTCACGTGTTACAACCAAGAG CCCGGCTGATCCGTTTGATCCGTATCCGATAGGGACCACGTCCCCCAACAG CGCCTCTGACCTCCTCCAGCCCCGCTCAGATGTTTCCTCCGACAG cCCCGAGGAAACGCAGACACAAACGATCACAACCGTCACCACTATCAG GGAGACGCAGAGTCAACCAGAGGCGACCTCGGATCG TCAACTACCGGCTGCGACAGAGAACAAAGACCCAAGTTCAGAAAGCAT TGTCGGCACTCACCGCTGGGCGCTCACACTGGACACCAGCACGCCTAagcaggaaggccctgcagaaaG CCAAGCCACAGATCAAACCATGCTGATCAAGTTTGAGAGAAA GTCCAATGAGAATGACTCCCCGTGGGACCGGTGGACATCACCCACCGTCTATAACATcgctactgaggaggaagaggagcaagagCAACG cCCCAAGGAAACGCAGACACAAACGATCACGACTGTCACCACTatcag GGAGACGCAGAGTCAACCAGAGGCCACCTCGGATCG CTATGAAACCTATTCCAGGTCTGCCACGGTAGAAGAGGAGAGCTTCAAAACGCCGGAACCCGAGGCCAAAAA GGCGTTTGTGTACGTGAAGGAGTATGTCAACTCGACGGAGCTGTCTTTGCATAACGCCAGGGACACAAACTACGG TGGCTCAGGTTACTTGACATCGAGCTCAGTGGGTTCCTCTTACAGCAGCCCGTCCACTTACTTCAG CTCCCCGACATCTAGTTGTACATACTGCGGAGAGCTGGTGGGGAACGACGCCAAGATCTCCATCGATCACCTCGACATCCACTCCCACCCCGCCTGCTTCAAG TGCGGTGTGTGCGGGAAGCCGATGGGAGAACTTCTCGACAGCATGTTCCTGCACGGTGGGAAAGTCCACTGCGAGACCTGCTATGCCAGAGCTTTTGAGTGA
- the fut11 gene encoding alpha-(1,3)-fucosyltransferase 11, translating to MMSGSARLVPCACLGLFAVLCWVWVSFASFPDDPLHLDVVDRDRGAFQPQSALSDVEFASIGSYVGPGNSDDRRNKELPILLWWSGGLFPHFPGDTERVDCARSSCMVTRNRKVQLYKRTASIIFYGTDFRAYEVPLPRLRHQTWALFHEESPMNNYVLSHGPGIKLFNYTATFRRESDYPLTLQWLPSLDYLLTPVAVSLEEKNRLRRGGLAPVLYMQSHCDVPSDRNRYVQELMKYIQVDSYGKCLNNKPLPEHLEDTATATGEERNFMNFVARYKFHLALENGLCPDYMTEKLWRPLHQGCVPVYRGSSAVADWMPNGHSVVVVDDFPSPKALGDFLKHLDENDDEYAKYLEFKNPKRVTNAHLLEALETREWGVNDMSKPNYLNGFECYVCDQENARLAAERAYRKAPKKTTPPQPRMANNSHMGCPLPSPGYGRVQDVPANDGWLQTWPQDYWQSLDQAAGLESLIRHNESEPSLLWKHVQNISVSRARGKR from the exons ATG ATGTCCGGGAGCGCCCGGCTGGTGCCCTGTGCGTGTCTGGGGCTGTTCGCTGTCCTCTGCTGGGTCTGGGTCTCCTTCGCCTCCTTTCCAGACGATCCTCTTCACCTGGATGTGGTGGACCGAGACCGAGGAGCCTTCCAGCCCCAAAGCGCTCTGTCGGACGTGGAGTTTGCCTCCATCGGCTCGTACGTCGGTCCCGGCAACAGCGACGACAGAAGAAACAAGGAGCTGCCCATCCTCCTCTGGTGGAGTGGGGGGCTGTTCCCACATTTTCCCGGTGACACTGAGCGTGTTGACTGTGCCAGATCCTCCTGCATGGTCACAAGGAACCGCAAG GTCCAGCTGTACAAGCGGACGGCATCCATCATCTTCTACGGAACGGACTTCAGGGCGTACGAGGTTCCGCTGCCTCGCCTCCGCCACCAGACGTGGGCGCTGTTCCACGAAGAGTCGCCCATGAACAACTACGTCCTGTCCCACGGCCCCGGGATCAAGCTGTTCAACTACACGGCCACGTTTCGCAGGGAGTCGGACTACCCTCTGACGCTGCAGTGGCTGCCCTCGCTGGACTACCTGCTGACGCCCGTGGCCGTGTCCCTGGAGGAGAAGAACcggctgaggaggggggggttggccCCCGTTCTGTACATGCAGTCTCACTGCGACGTGCCGTCGGACAGAAACAGATATGTCCAGGAGCTCATGAAATACATTCAG GTGGATTCGTACGGGAAATGTTTGAACAACAAGCCCCTGCCCGAGCACCTGGAAGACACGGCCACCGCGACCGGCGAAGAACGGAACTTTATGAACTTTGTCGCGCGCTACAAGTTCCACCTGGCGCTGGAGAACGGCCTGTGTCCAGACTACATGACGGAGAAGCTGTGGCGGCCCCTCCATCAGGGCTGCGTTCCCGTGTATCGAGGCTCCTCTGCGGTTGCCGACTGGATGCCCAACGGCCACTCTGTCGTCGTCGTGGATGACTTCCCCTCGCCAAAAGCGCTCGGGGACTTCCTCAAACATCTCGATGAGAACGACGACGAATACGCAAAGTATTTGGAGTTCAAGAATCCCAAACGCGTCACTAACGCTCATTTACTGGAGGCTCTGGAAACCCGCGAGTGGGGGGTCAACGACATGAGCAAGCCGAACTACTTGAACGGATTCGAATGCTACGTTTGCGACCAGGAGAACGCGCGGCTGGCGGCAGAGCGAGCGTACAGGAAAGCCCCGAAGAAGACGACGCCTCCTCAGCCGAGAATGGCCAACAACTCTCACATGGGGTGCCCCCTGCCCAGCCCAGGGTACGGGCGCGTCCAGGACGTGCCTGCAAACGACGG ATGGCTGCAAACATGGCCTCAGGATTACTGGCAGAGCTTGGACCAAGCAGCGGGCCTGGAGTCTCTGATAAGACATAACGAGTCGGAGCCTTCGCTGCTCTGGAAGCACGTCCAAAACATTTCCGTGAGCCGAGCCAGAGGAAAACGCTGA
- the rab9b gene encoding ras-related protein Rab-9B, giving the protein MMTGKSLLLKVILLGDGGVGKSSLMNRYVTDRFDSQSFHTIGVEFLNRDLEVDGRLVTLQIWDTAGQERFKSLRTPFYRGADCCLLTFAVNDLQSFQNLGCWKKEFMYYSDVKEPERFPFVVLGNKVDVEKREVGEDEARAWCEENGCCPYFETSAKDDTNVTSAFEAAVREVLAAEDHTDHALLSSTIDLHGNRKTPRRSCC; this is encoded by the coding sequence atGATGACTGGAAAGAGTCTGCTCCTGAAAGTGATCCTTCTGGGTGACGGCGGCGTGGGCAAGTCCTCTTTGATGAACCGCTACGTCACGGACCGCTTTGACTCCCAGTCCTTCCACACCATCGGCGTGGAGTTCTTAAACCGGGATCTGGAGGTGGACGGCCGCCTGGTCACCCTTCAGATCTGGGACACGGCGGGCCAGGAGCGCTTTAAGTCTCTTCGCACGCCGTTCTATCGGGGCGCCGACTGCTGCCTCCTCACGTTTGCCGTGAACGACCTGCAGAGCTTCCAGAACCTCGGCTGCTGGAAGAAGGAGTTCATGTACTACTCCGACGTCAAGGAACCCGAGCGGTTCCCCTTTGTTGTGCTCGGCAACAAGGTCGACGTGGAGAAGAGGGAGGTCGGGGAGGACGAAGCGCGGGCTTGGTGTGAAGAGAACGGCTGCTGCCCTTACTTTGAGACCAGCGCTAAGGACGACACTAACGTCACGTCCGCGTTCGAGGCGGCCGTCAGAGAAGTCCTGGCTGCTGAAGACCACACTGACCACGCGCTTCTGAGTAGCACAATTgatctccatggcaaccgcaAAACCCCTCGCAGATCTTGCTGCTGA
- the plp1a gene encoding proteolipid protein 1a has translation MGCYDCCLRCLGRVPYCSLAATLLCFSGIALFCGCGHQALTETERLIETYFARNLQDYITLAYIIQYFQYFIYGLASFFFLYCIVLLAEGFYTTSAAKQTFGEFRSTMCGRCLSSSFIVITYCLAALWMLVFAFSALPVYFCYNMDATCRTIDVLTETPASINQLCVDARQYGLLPWNAVPGKACGITLSTVCKTREYRMTYDLYIAAFSGAGITLLALVLCSLNLAVSQVYVRRLRRRAKEESRGYSLYGRLQRDSGATLCSPYLASSSEICQPL, from the exons ATGG GTTGCTATGACTGCTGTTTGCGCTGCTTGGGTCGGGTGCCGTACTGCTCCCTGGCCGCCACGCTGCTTTGCTTCTCCGGCATTGCCCTCTTCTGCGGCTGTGGACACCAGGCGCTCACCGAGACGGAGAGACTCATCGAGACTTACTTCGCCCGCAACCTTCAGGACTACATCACCCTCGCCTACAT CATTCAGTACTTCCAGTATTTCATCTACGGCTTGGCCTCGTTTTTCTTCCTCTACTGCATCGTGCTTTTGGCCGAGGGCTTCTACACCACAAGCGCTGCCAAGCAGACCTTCGGAGAGTTCCGGAGCACCATGTGCGGCCGCTGCCTCAGCTCCTCG TTTATAGTGATAACATATTGTCTCGCCGCTCTGTGGATGTTGGTGTTTGCCTTCTCGGCGCTGCCCGTCTACTTCTGCTACAACATGGATGCCACGTGCCGCACTATTGATGTTCTGACTGAGACCCCCGCCAGTATCAACCAGCTCTGTGTCGATGCGAGGCAATATG GGCTCCTGCCATGGAACGCAGTGCCTGGTAAAGCTTGTGGAATAACTCTGTCCACTGTTTGTAAGACCAGAGAG TACCGGATGACCTATGACCTCTACATCGCTGCCTTCTCTGGGGCCGGCATCACTCTCTTGGCTCTG GTGCTCTGTTCCCTGAACCTGGCTGTGAGTCAGGTGTAtgtgaggaggctgaggcgcaGGGCgaaagaggagagcagaggctACAGCCTGTATGggaggctgcagagagacagcGGAGCAACACTCTGCTCTCCATACCTTGCATCCTCATCTGAGATCTGCCAGCCCCTCTAG
- the LOC137895304 gene encoding protocadherin-20, whose amino-acid sequence MGHETPHNMNWAGLLQNLLVMVHLRQIPGDSVWFSVPEEQEPGILAGSLTKYFPPPYQLLTQEYLWMDKNTGNFYTTEKKMDREDLCPEETKAKECIILHNAVVGPSGDLVQFPVIIEDINDNAPHFENSEIRLGVSEDVAVGTSLLLDHQAQDRDARSNGELRYHLEDSDGVFSLKVEEDGPTIVLVVQTALDRETKDLYQMALVATDCASHPLSATATLIVTVTDVDDNCPTFSSNRPHSVDIPGGSPKSMLVAQIIATDPDSGPNAAIIYSFSPKVSERARELFSLDTLSGRIRLAQDLQSEKSEELLLKVLASGHRCPPAVAQVTVSVLPKVNKDLTIRIRFIAEQLNQTMVLPENQPPTVLAILELESGGSCKDSSLVIEGDVPFSLSPQNDKYLLSTSKPLDYEIRSEYRVTVTGHGRSADGTAIAPTSHVFTVMVKDVNDNAPHFLQPHYQLEVEENNQPGMSLQHVSATDADSGSNSRLTYKLNEYTPTIFNIDPMTGELTVLASLDRELQGEHKLTVCARDSGSPPLESAATVSIRVLDQNDNAPVFQTPHFLFFIPEDVPLFAQAGRIGVTDLDKGENGNIALYAVNSSGPIVVDSNRGTLHTATVLDREVADRYELYLLATDHGRPVALTSIARVTVFVEDINDNQPEVILPSSNSSCLTVSPETITGTMVTKIYAIDRDSGLNSELVYTAAAPEAVQTSSPFQVESRSGNITVARQLLWSDLGMHHLFIVVRDGGKPIPLYATVWVNLLINESMEPCHLNREPTWTGTYDMVQFPSKASICEVEDTRSARLTLLVGVGMLLASACLLVVTAVFHLKQRRRRLQNKKGRSEENEIPLRLRDKYYPDD is encoded by the exons ATGGGCCATGAGACTCCTCATAATATGAACTGGGCTGGGCTGCTGCAG AATCTGCTGGTTATGGTCCATCTCCGGCAGATTCCTGGGGATTCTGTCTGGTTTTCTGTCCCAGAGGAACAGGAGCCTGGGATTCTCGCGGGGTCACTTACTAAATATTTTCCACCTCCATACCAGCTTCTGACCCAGGAATATTTGTGGATGGACAAAAACACAGGCAATTTCTACACGACGGAGAAAAAGATGGATCGTGAGGATCTCTGCCCCGAGGAGACAAAAGCCAAGGAATGCATTATTCTACACAATGCGGTCGTGGGGCCCTCGGGAGACCTTGTACAGTTTCCTGTGATCATAGAAGACATCAATGACAATGCACCTCATTTTGAAAACAGTGAAATACGCCTTGGTGTTTCTGAGGATGTGGCTGTGGGCACCAGCCTCTTATTGGATCACCAGGCTCAGGACCGGGATGCCAGAAGCAACGGTGAGCTGCGGTACCACCTGGAAGACTCTGACGGAGTTTTCAGTTTAAAGGTTGAAGAAGATGGACCTACCATCGTGCTGGTCGTGCAAACCGCCCTGGACAGGGAGACAAAGGACCTGTATCAGATGGCGCTGGTGGCAACAGACTGTGCCTCACACCCTTTAAGTGCTACGGCAACTTTAATAGTGACAGTGACAGATGTTGATGACAACTGTCCAACCTTTAGTTCTAACAGGCCTCACAGTGTCGACATCCCTGGAGGCTCCCCCAAGAGCATGTTGGTTGCTCAGATTATAGCCACAGACCCAGATTCAGGTCCAAATGCTGCCATCATTTACTCCTTTAGTCCCAAAGTGTCAGAGCGGGCCAGGGAACTCTTCAGCCTGGACACACTCAGTGGACGCATCAGACTAGCTCAAGACCTCCAGAGCGAGAAGTCCGAGGAGCTGCTGTTGAAAGTGTTAGCCAGTGGCCATCGCTGCCCCCCAGCAGTCGCGCAGGTAACCGTGTCTGTGCTCCCCAAGGTGAACAAAGACTTGACAATAAGGATCAGGTTCATAGCAGAACAACTAAACCAGACCATGGTGTTACCAGAGAACCAGCCCCCCACCGTATTAGCTATTTTAGAGCTTGAGAGTGGCGGCAGCTGTAAAGACTCTTCTCTTGTGATTGAGGGTGACGTGCCATTCAGCCTAAGCCCACAGAATGACAAATATCTGCTTTCCACCTCAAAACCCCTAGACTATGAGATTAGAAGTGAATATCGTGTTACTGTTACAGGGCATGGGAGGTCAGCTGATGGGACAGCGATTGCCCCGACTAGCCATGTGTTCACGGTGATGGTGAAAGACGTCAATGATAATGCTCCACACTTCCTCCAGCCTCACTAtcagctggaggtggaggaaaaCAACCAGCCGGGGATGTCACTGCAACATGTCTCAGCTACAGATGCAGACAGTGGATCCAACAGCAGGCTGACCTACAAGTTGAACGAATATACGCCGACCATATTTAACATTGACCCCATGACCGGTGAGCTGACTGTGTTAGCCTCCCTGGATAGGGAACTTCAGGGCGAACACAAACTTACCGTGTGTGCACGAGATAGCGGCTCTCCTCCCTTGGAGTCGGCGGCCACCGTTTCTATTCGTGTTCTGGACCAGAATGACAACGCACCTGTTTTTCAAACCCCTCACTTCCTCTTTTTCATTCCTGAGGATGTACCGCTGTTCGCTCAGGCAGGGCGGATAGGGGTGACAGACCTAGACAAAGGCGAAAATGGGAACATAGCGTTGTACGCTGTAAACAGCAGCGGACCAATTGTTGTGGATAGCAACCGGGGAACACTTCACACAGCAACTGTTTTGGACCGTGAGGTTGCGGACCGCTATGAGCTCTACCTGCTGGCCACGGATCATGGGCGTCCCGTGGCTTTGACTTCCATTGCCAGGGTAACAGTCTTTGTGGAGGACATCAATGACAATCAGCCAGAAGTGATCCTTCCCAGCAGCAACTCATCATGCCTGACTGTCTCCCCAGAAACAATCACAGGTACCATGGTAACAAAGATATACGCCATTGACAGGGATTCAGGGCTAAATTCAGAACTTGTATACACTGCAGCAGCGCCAGAGGCTGTGCAAACAAGCAGTCCTTTCCAGGTGGAGTCAAGGTCAGGAAACATCACTGTTGCTCGGCAACTTCTGTGGAGTGACCTGGGAATGCATCATCTGTTCATTGTGGTCAGGGATGGAGGGAAACCAATTCCACTTTATGCCACTGTCTGGGTCAATCTGCTAATAAATGAGAGCATGGAGCCCTGCCACTTGAACAGGGAGCCCACTTGGACAGGGACATATGACATGGTTCAGTTTCCCTCAAAGGCCTCCATCTGTGAAGTGGAGGACACCAGGTCTGCTCGGCTGACGCTGTTAGTCGGCGTAGGTATGCTGCTGGCATCAGCATGCCTGCTGGTGGTGACAGCTGTCTTCCAcctgaagcagaggaggagacgtcTGCAGAACAAGAAGGGGCGCAGCGAAGAGAATGAGATCCCACTTAGGCTGAGAGACAAATATTACCCTGACGACTAA
- the si:dkey-27i16.2 gene encoding regulator of cell cycle RGCC-like, whose translation MSTDLELELGELLHEFQDVVEELKSPSRSRPHAYQHILQEAKSRTGMTEDGGTEDSDYSSEASLGNSLNTSEEELHTAGVTLAPKAKLGDTRALESFINMLDQELSEM comes from the exons ATGTCCACAG ACTTGGAGCTTGAGCTTGGCGAGTTGCTGCATGAATTCCAGGATgtggtggaggagctgaagtcCCCTTCTCGAAGCCGACCTCATGCCTACCAGCACATCCTGCAGGAGGCCAAAAGTCGCACGGGAATGACTGAGGACGGCGGAACGGAGGACTCGGATTACA GCAGCGAAGCTTCTTTGGGGAACAGTTTGAACACCAGCGAGGAGGAGCTGCACACAGCAGGCGTAACGCTGGCACCGAAAG CCAAGCTGGGAGACACGAGAGCTCTTGAGAGTTTTATCAACATGTTGGACCAGGAACTTTCAG AAATGTGA